A region from the Brassica napus cultivar Da-Ae chromosome C8, Da-Ae, whole genome shotgun sequence genome encodes:
- the LOC106418732 gene encoding putative fucosyltransferase-like protein — MGVFSNLRGPRIGATHDELPVANTSSSSSTPTLSIKRKLSSLLPICVALVVIAEICFLGRLDKVSLVNTLTDFFAQSPPSRPDQNIELMSESCEEWLTRQDSVTFSRDFKKDPIFVYGGQKDFQSCSIDCTFGDSSGRAPDASFGLGNQPGSLSILRSMESAQYYPENDISQARRSGYDIVMTTSLSSDVPVGYFSWAEYDIMAPVQPKTEKAIAAAFISNCGAPNFRLKALEALMKSSIKIDSYGGCHRNRDGEVDKVEALKRYKFSLAFENTNEEDYVTEKFFQSLVAGSVPVVVGAPNIDEFAPASDSFLHIKSMEDVEPVAKKMKYLAANPAAYNQTLRWKYEGPSDSFKALVDMAAVHSSCRLCIFLATRIQEQEEKSPSFKKGPCKCTRGGSDTVYHVFVRERGRFEMESIFLRGKHLTLEALESAVVAKFKSLKHEPVWKKERPPILKGDNELRVHRIYPLGLTQRQALYKFKFEGNSSLSTHIQHNPCAKFEVVFV, encoded by the exons ATGGGTGTTTTCTCGAATCTCCGAGGACCCAGAATCGGAGCTACCCACGATGAATTGCCGGTAGCTAatacctcttcttcttcttctactcccaCTTTATCTATCAAGCGAAAGCTGTCGAGTTTGTTACCAATCTGCGTGGCTCTAGTAGTCATCGCCGAGATCTGCTTTCTGGGTCGTCTCGACAAAGTCTCCTTAGTCAACACGTTGACCGATTTCTTCGCCCAGTCTCCCCCGAGTAGACCCGACCAGAACATCGAGTTGATGTCGGAGAGCTGCGAGGAGTGGTTGACGAGACAAGACTCGGTGACTTTCTCTAGAGATTTCAAGAAAGATCCAATCTTTGTCTACGGTGGTCAAAAG GACTTTCAATCATGTTCCATAGACTGTACATTTGGAGATAGCTCAGGTAGAGCACCAGACGCTTCCTTTGGATTAGGTAATCAACCTGGAAGTCTTAGTATACTCCGTTCCATGGAATCAGCTCAGTACTATCCGGAGAACGATATCTCACAGGCACGACG GAGTGGTTATGATATCGTGATGACCACTAGTCTTTCATCAGATGTTCCTGTTGGGTATTTTTCATGGGCTGAATATGATATCATGGCTCCGGTTCAGCCCAAGACCGAGAAGGCTATAGCTGCTGCTTTTATTTCCAACTGTGGTGCTCCGAATTTTCGACTGAAAGCACTTGAAGCCCTGATGAAGAGTAGCATCAAGATTGATTCATATGGTGGTTGTCATAGGAACCGTGATGGAGAAG TTGACAAGGTTGAAGCTCTTAAGCGTTACAAGTTTAGTTTGGCTTTTGAGAACACTAACGAGGAGGATTATGTCACTGAGAAGTTCTTCCAGTCTCTAGTTGCTG GATCTGTACCTGTGGTTGTTGGTGCTCCGAATATAGATGAATTTGCGCCAGCTTCAGATTCATTCCTTCACATTAAGAGTATGGAAGATGTGGAGCCAGTTGCTAAGAAGATGAAGTATCTCGCTGCTAACCCTGCTGCTTATAATCAGACACTAAG ATGGAAGTATGAGGGTCCTTCAGATTCTTTCAAGGCACTTGTTGACATGGCTGCTGTGCATTCTTCCTGTCGTCTCTGCATTTTCCTAGCCACAAGGATCcaagaacaagaagagaaaAGTCCTAGTTTCAAGAAAGGACCTTGCAAGTGCACCAGGGGAGGATCAGACACAGTTTATCATGTTTTTGTAAGAGAAAGAGGCCGCTTTGAGATGGAATCAATCTTTCTGAG GGGTAAACATCTGACTCTGGAAGCTCTGGAATCTGCGGTTGTCGCCAAGTTCAAGTCTTTAAAACATGAGCCGGTGTGGAAGAAGGAAAGGCCTCCAATCTTAAAAGGAGACAACGAGCTTAGAGTACACAGGATTTACCCGCTTGGCCTCACGCAGAGACAAGCTTTGTACAAGTTCAAATTCGAGGGAAACTCGAGTCTAAGTACTCACATTCAACACAACCCTTGTGCTAAATTCGAGGTTGTCTTTGTGTAG